In Magallana gigas chromosome 1, xbMagGiga1.1, whole genome shotgun sequence, the sequence AATTTAGAAATTACACTTTAGATcagattttcaatgaaaattatcatattCAATGTGATGAGAATGGGTGTATGAAATTGAAAGAGAACTCTAATTGGTACACACAAATACAAACACAGATGGCTGTGGCAAATGTACAGTGGTGTGATTTTGTAGTGTATTTGGAAGGTGGTGTCAAAAttggaaaacattaaatttacagtgaaagaatattttttgaTCCATTACTTTGgaattcattgttaaaaaaatcaaagatattttttgagaattttGTACAaccaaaattgcaaaaaaagtaaTTAGTGTGTATTGTTATGTTAGGATTAATGTGTAAAGTCTCTTTCAGAGAGAAATTAGACCcatgttgcaaatattttatgaacAATTATTAACTGGCAAAACACAATTATATCTGTATCATGATTGATAAAGTACTTTGATTAAGTACTTAAAAATGCTTATACtatgttttgattatttatctagtcgaaaaatatttactgcatgactatatatatagatatatatatatatatatatatatatatatatatatatgaatgttcaacattgcaggaaaaattgaaatcaaagtGCACAAATATTGGTGCATGCTTTTCCAATTAACAAGTCATTATATAACTCTAAATAAACTGATTCTTGAAAAAGAACAACATTAGGACTTCTACTTTCTCACTAGAGTTGGCATTAAGTTACAAagaaatgctgaaactttaatcATTTGATTAATAACTGGTTTAAGTGACCATGGAATTAAATTTCCTATAAGCCTAAATAACTTAAGTCTCTGTATAGCCCTCTCTACGTGAATTCTAAGTTTGGCTATCTTGCGCGTCTGctttatttcattaacattaAGGCGTTTCTTTTTCCCCCATGGACACTTTCTGGTAAAAGGAGGAATATTCAGGGTGGCTTTCTTATCAGTGAGCAGATCTCTTATTGTAAAACCTCGGTCAGCCATTATGTCATCACCCTCTtccacaaaatttaaaaaccctGAATCTTCTGTAATAAATCTATCAGACACATTGCCACcataaagttttgaaacaaaagtaaaattccCTGCTGGTGAAATAGCTAGCAAACATTTAGCTGTGTTTTTAGACTTATATGTACTATATGTAGCTGCTTGAGCAGTTGGAGACCTAGGtcgttgtaaaaaaaattcagtacaaTCTATAATTGCACGTGTATTAGGGTACTGCTTTCTAAAGGACAATGGCATATACTTTTTTACTTGTCTCCGAGATGGCcatctcaaaaagtttccaaatGTATTTGACATAAAAGTTATCCAAGTAATAAAAATCTGGGAAACCCTACTTTTAGATACACCAAACAGATCAGCAATACAAAACTCAAATAATCCTAAACGTAAGCGAACAAGTGAAAGAATAAATTcctgataaaaagataattttcttGATGGACCAGGTTTTCCATGTCTGTTCCTCTGGTAATTTTTCTCCTGAGCACTGGGTGGACCTGACCAGTATTTTAATGCAGAACACTTGGCagctaaaatattgaaaatacccAATAGCATAGCAAGTGACGGTAACCCTGTGTACAACTTAACATTCTCATCATTTTTGGTAACAGTCTCAATAAAACATTCTCTTAAAAGAGTGGTCTTGTCATCAAGTTTTGCTTGAAGTTGGTGGATTTGATCAGACATTATGTTGATATCATTCATGGTCATGTCCGTTTGCACTGCTGTATCCTGGACGTTCACATCAGTAGAACCTGGTGATGTACCAGCAGCATAAACATGATCGAGGAAGGGAGGATTTGTTATACATTCCACTTTCTTCACATGCTTCACACCTGAAAATTTTTTATAAtgagattaaattaaaataaagtgaTACAGCGGGTTATAATCAATGAATGGTCACACTATTTCTAATTCTTTAAAACTTGAAGCTTAAATTTAGAgttgaataaataattatatcaaaaatcaGATATAAAAATACGAAGTTTTTTCCTACtcatttttattgcaatttaaaaaattaaacgacagttaaaatatgtatgataaCAGGCTAGAAAGCATGTTTTTGATTAATAAGTAATTACCCTCAGATCTATCATGACTGGTGTTGATTTCATATTCCTCAGCAACGTAGGGGATGTTGTCTTCTTCATAATGATGAAGAGGTATGTCACTATTGCTTTCTGTTGAAGTTTCTGCCTCATCACTGATATCATCTGGCATCTGGATAGAGTTGCTTGTTTTCCTgttaaatcaatttcattttagaaAAGGGCTAGGTTTTTTAACAATCAagagttaaatacatgtaatagtgttaaacattttttcacattaacaagcaaaaaaatcCTTAACATTTGACGTGAAAATAGCTGAATTTATATTCATGACACTCATCACATTCTATAGATAATCAATGAGCTTGAAAGAAATCATAAACTTTTATAGATGAAAAGAAAGAACTGTCGTCTGCTCATTAAGTTTGCCAATATTCAACagtcaatattatattattatgagGCATTCATTAACAAATATACCTAGTATAAGAcgattttttgaaattgttgtATGGAAATAATGTCGGAGTATTTGAGCCGGGCTCAAAATGGCAAGAACAAATTCTTGTATATTTGTTTGGCACCCAAGACTTCTCCCGTCTGATGAGCCTTATCCACTGGTTTCTTCTCCTTTGGTCCGACTTTTTAGGCAATGAATAAAAAGTTACATCTTTCATGTGTGGATGTTTATCCAAATCTTGAAGTTTTCTTGTCGAAGATGTGCATTCTGGCACGCAGCAATGATAGACCGGCATagttgtcaatataaacaaatCTGTCCCACCTTCCGGTTTACTCCGAGACAAAATTTACCTCCGCGCGCGAAGAGCTACGTCAAGGGAGGCTATCTCGAAACAGACGTattggggtcgaagttttacataggaatacatatcgagtaaatctttaaaaatcttcttctcaaaaactaatcggccaggaaagctgaaacttgtttggaagcaacttcaggtagtgtagattcaaagttgtgaaaatcgtgacccccgggggtagggtggggccacaatggggtgaaagttttacataggaatatacagagtaaatccttaaaaatcttcttctcagaaactaatcagccaggaaatctgaaacttgtgtggatgcatcctcaggtagtgtagatacaaagttgtgaaaatcatgacccctgggggtagggtggggccacaaatgggggtcgaagttttacataggaaaatatagagtaaatctttaacaatcttcttctcaaaaactaatcagccaggaaatctgaaacttgtgtggaagcaacttcaggtagtgtagatttaacgttgtgaaaatcgtgacccccgggggtagggtggggccacaatggggtcgaagttttacataggaatatacagagtaaatccttaaaaatcttcttctcagaaactaatcagccaggaaatctgaaacttgtgtggatgcagcctcaggtagtgtagattcaaagttgtgaaaatcatgacttctgggggtagggtagggccacatatgggggtcgaagttttacataggaaaatataaagtaaatctttaaaaatcttcttctgaaaaactaatcagccaggaaagctgaatcttgtttggaagcaacttcag encodes:
- the LOC136271291 gene encoding uncharacterized protein yields the protein MPVYHCCVPECTSSTRKLQDLDKHPHMKDVTFYSLPKKSDQRRRNQWIRLIRREKSWVPNKYTRICSCHFEPGSNTPTLFPYNNFKKSSYTRKTSNSIQMPDDISDEAETSTESNSDIPLHHYEEDNIPYVAEEYEINTSHDRSEGVKHVKKVECITNPPFLDHVYAAGTSPGSTDVNVQDTAVQTDMTMNDINIMSDQIHQLQAKLDDKTTLLRECFIETVTKNDENVKLYTGLPSLAMLLGIFNILAAKCSALKYWSGPPSAQEKNYQRNRHGKPGPSRKLSFYQEFILSLVRLRLGLFEFCIADLFGVSKSRVSQIFITWITFMSNTFGNFLRWPSRRQVKKYMPLSFRKQYPNTRAIIDCTEFFLQRPRSPTAQAATYSTYKSKNTAKCLLAISPAGNFTFVSKLYGGNVSDRFITEDSGFLNFVEEGDDIMADRGFTIRDLLTDKKATLNIPPFTRKCPWGKKKRLNVNEIKQTRKIAKLRIHVERAIQRLKLFRLIGNLIPWSLKPVINQMIKVSAFLCNLMPTLVRK